In the Staphylococcus condimenti genome, one interval contains:
- a CDS encoding Ig-like domain-containing protein: MKDSNSTSETNQKEDSTVNKEDASTPDSGTNQVKQETQNTPQQETAKQVDQPQSVPQTDQSKATDTQTAESQQVNLQTKQTTTNTKEAAAESNITKPTEQPTGQTLQNTEPQSKSDQTSLPQPESNIENSNTPQTQTLEAVDNTSSNTVNPDSVSTDGTASTNADAGGLANNQQVQKLADEAGVQATDSPEVAMAKMLQQSSNNKDANTIQATAPQGATTRRMMRAMVTPESTTSNTNTNSTSSQPTGNAAAQVQTFSSPAQANTTPIVADALADGYIKSTTDATNAAHTLSGRAWVVDHGTPATMSNGLTPVPEGTNVYMQWIDTDGAVSPVYTAKTTNKLGSSDGSQVGPGAYAFDLRQGWTDLNGKTHTYSAIGSQDYRLWINDYQTENGNTATMLRQAGGFFPGSYVGSATSSNLGQFPLAGTNMQRTGIYMAVKPTSGYMTKPDAEQIHDTLGPINAPSVNLAAKNSVSGNVWLETGAGDQANSGTGPNKNLALGDKVAAGYRVVMSSLTKDGAKDYDAKVNSLPQDQRSAAAKSLLEAHPEYISATVYGETDANGNYTLRFPAGTLDTSHMYGYVEDPNGNIVNTYSSFTSPQFQAPNNNLSWTPQTSPAQNLVANPMWYNVNFAVVPTSNVTIDVLNYNATTTPAAPGSNVSIALPGTTLSPLPTHIEWRDSTGKVISKTADFTTIDEGEALGGFKVPTDAKAGSIYTAYLVSGGNDVSADSFIVQTYNKAYDPTATPVNNQYNTPTTSDQVTGSVTIPNYPADQPAPKITVNDSSLLPDGKTPGTVNVPVTVTYPDGTTDTVNVPVTTAEPQNNSYEPTTYPVNNPNGTPTTEDQVKDNVTVPNYPTDGPQPQVTVDDPSSLPDGTTPGTVKVPVTVTYPDGTTDHVDVDVTTGATDAAQYNPTADPVNNNFGTPTTAEDVTKNVKVPDYPTDAAQQPTITVEDPSTLPDGTTPGTTDVSVIVTYPDGTIDHITVPVTTGNPQADTYTPETKDITNPSGTPTTENQIKDNVTVPNYPADGPQPTITIDEGTVLPDGNTPGTVEVPVTITYPDGSKDQATVNVTTTPVTALQYEPTAEPITKPHGTPTTAEDVISNVSVPDYPTDGPQPTITIDEGTTLPDGNTTGTENIPVTVTYPDGSIDKVVVPVTTQPSTAEEYDPTTGTITHNFGTPTTENEVVNSVTVPGYPTDGEQPVVTVDDPSNLPDGQTTGSVKVPVTVTYPDGSKDQIEVTVNTGDSQAVRYDPESKPMNNPYGDPVTENQVTDNVTVPNYPSTADQQPTVTVDDPSSLPDGNTPGTTNVPVTVTYPDGTTDHTTVEVTIGEKNSDTYDPTANPINNKYGTPTTADQVIGNVSVPDYPTEGPQPVITVDDPTNLPNGQTTGTAEVPVTVTYPDGTTDHINVQVNTGDSDAANYNPVTQPVDNPYGTPTIPDQVIKNVTVPNYPADAEPPVVSVDNPENLPNGTTTGTVEVPVTVTYPDGTTDHTTVTVNTGDSLATTNEPTALPVTHQFGDPTSTDEVINNVSVPNYPEGQTPPTITIDEGTVLPNGTVPGTTEVPVTVTYPDGSTDHITVPVTTQPAAPVVNPVEAGSTEVTGTGYPEGTVTVTLPDGTTETATVDPSGNWKVETDNPLKDSDVVNATQTVGTTNDGQPNTSPVGTTTVEDTKAPSAPPINPIESGSTEVTGTGEPGSTVTVTFPDGTTGTGTVDNDGNWTVDVPEGTTLNNGDKVTANETDKAGNTSTDTTAKVTDTTAPDAPPINPVEAGSTEVTGTGTPGDTVTVTFPDGTTDTVKVDEDGNWTVPVPEGTTLNNGDKVKANETDEAGNTSPTNASTVTDTQAPDAPVINPVEAGSTEVTGTGEPDSTVTVTFPDGTTGTGTVDNDGNWSVPVPEGTTLNNGDEVTANETDEAGNTSTDTTATVTDTQAPDTPVINPVEAGSTEVTGTGEPDSTVTVTFPDGTTGTGTVDNDGNWTVPVPEGKTLNNGDEVTANETDKAGNTSTDTTATVTDTQAPDAPVINPVNTGDNTVTGTGEPGGTVTVTFPDGSTATSTVGDDGTWTADIPEGTTLKEGDVVTATETDGAGNTSQETSTTVTGNTQPDNPDNTESPGETDNPGQPDNSNQPDTQAPDAPIINPANPGDKTVIGTGESGSTVTVTFPDGTTGTGTVDNDGNWSVDVPENTTLKDGDVVTATETDGAGNTSQETSTTVTGNTQPDNPDNTESPGEPDNPGQPDNPNQPDTQAPDAPIINPANPGDNAVTGTGEPGDTVTVTFPDGSTATSTVGDDGTWTADVPENTTLKDGDVVTATETDGAGNTSKVTSVTVSNEGQPAESSDYTPSESDQTPNQPVATPDAPVVNPVPEHAATVTGTATPGNKVEVTLPNGTVQTTEVNQNGQWTISVPTASETLEDGAVVTAAEISSVGNTSQVVRTEVNHGSSTEASQKGNGEKALPETGETDNVPTASLFGTLFAVLGSIFLFWRRRKEEDEEQ; this comes from the coding sequence GTGAAAGATAGTAATTCAACATCTGAAACTAATCAGAAAGAAGACAGTACTGTAAATAAAGAAGATGCATCAACACCAGATTCAGGAACAAACCAAGTTAAACAAGAGACTCAAAATACACCACAACAAGAAACTGCTAAACAAGTGGATCAACCACAATCAGTGCCGCAAACTGATCAATCTAAAGCAACTGATACTCAAACAGCAGAATCACAACAAGTTAATCTTCAAACAAAACAAACAACTACAAATACAAAAGAAGCGGCTGCTGAAAGTAATATAACAAAACCAACTGAACAACCGACAGGTCAAACACTGCAAAATACAGAACCACAATCAAAATCTGATCAAACAAGTTTACCTCAACCTGAGTCAAATATAGAAAATAGTAATACACCGCAGACTCAGACATTAGAAGCTGTTGATAACACTTCATCTAATACTGTGAATCCTGATTCGGTTTCAACAGATGGTACTGCTTCGACAAATGCCGACGCTGGCGGTTTAGCTAATAACCAACAAGTTCAAAAATTGGCTGATGAAGCAGGCGTTCAAGCTACAGATTCTCCTGAAGTTGCTATGGCTAAAATGTTACAGCAATCTTCTAATAATAAAGATGCAAATACAATTCAAGCGACTGCTCCACAAGGTGCAACTACACGCAGAATGATGCGTGCTATGGTTACACCAGAATCAACGACATCGAATACAAATACAAATTCAACATCATCGCAACCAACAGGAAATGCAGCAGCGCAAGTTCAAACATTTTCATCTCCAGCACAAGCTAATACAACTCCGATTGTAGCGGATGCTTTAGCAGACGGTTATATCAAATCTACTACAGATGCGACTAACGCTGCACATACACTTTCTGGACGTGCATGGGTAGTTGATCATGGTACTCCAGCTACAATGTCCAATGGATTAACTCCTGTTCCAGAAGGTACGAATGTTTACATGCAATGGATAGACACTGATGGCGCAGTATCACCAGTTTATACTGCGAAAACTACAAATAAATTGGGCAGTAGTGATGGCAGTCAAGTCGGCCCTGGTGCATATGCATTCGATTTACGTCAAGGATGGACTGACTTAAACGGTAAAACACATACCTATTCAGCTATAGGAAGCCAAGATTATCGTTTATGGATTAATGATTATCAAACAGAAAACGGAAATACAGCAACAATGCTGCGTCAAGCTGGCGGATTCTTCCCAGGTTCGTACGTTGGCTCTGCAACAAGTTCAAACTTAGGACAATTCCCATTAGCTGGAACGAATATGCAGCGTACTGGCATTTATATGGCAGTAAAACCTACTTCAGGCTATATGACAAAACCGGATGCAGAGCAAATTCATGATACACTTGGACCAATAAATGCTCCGAGTGTTAACTTAGCTGCTAAAAATTCTGTAAGCGGTAATGTATGGTTAGAAACTGGCGCTGGTGACCAAGCTAACTCAGGCACTGGACCTAATAAAAACCTTGCTTTAGGAGATAAAGTGGCTGCAGGTTACAGAGTTGTGATGTCTTCATTAACTAAAGATGGTGCAAAAGATTATGATGCTAAAGTCAACAGCTTACCGCAAGACCAACGTTCAGCTGCGGCGAAATCTTTATTGGAAGCACATCCAGAATATATTTCTGCAACGGTTTATGGTGAAACAGATGCAAACGGTAATTATACTTTACGATTTCCAGCTGGTACTTTAGATACAAGTCATATGTATGGTTATGTAGAAGACCCAAATGGCAATATCGTCAATACGTATTCATCGTTTACAAGTCCGCAATTCCAAGCACCAAATAATAATTTATCGTGGACGCCGCAAACATCACCTGCTCAAAACTTAGTGGCAAACCCTATGTGGTATAACGTTAACTTTGCGGTCGTGCCAACTTCTAATGTAACCATTGATGTGCTTAATTATAATGCGACGACAACACCAGCAGCACCTGGCAGTAATGTATCAATAGCATTACCAGGTACTACATTATCACCGCTTCCAACCCACATCGAATGGAGAGACTCAACTGGCAAAGTAATCTCAAAAACTGCAGACTTTACAACCATCGATGAAGGTGAAGCGTTAGGTGGCTTTAAAGTACCAACAGATGCAAAAGCAGGCAGTATTTACACAGCTTATCTTGTATCTGGAGGCAATGACGTATCAGCGGATTCATTTATTGTACAAACTTACAATAAAGCATACGATCCAACCGCGACACCAGTGAATAATCAGTACAATACACCTACAACATCAGATCAAGTAACAGGCAGCGTCACAATTCCAAACTATCCAGCTGATCAACCAGCACCGAAAATTACAGTTAACGATTCATCGTTATTACCTGATGGTAAGACACCAGGAACAGTTAATGTACCAGTAACTGTCACATATCCAGACGGCACTACAGATACGGTCAATGTTCCAGTTACAACAGCAGAACCGCAAAATAACAGCTATGAACCAACAACGTATCCAGTGAACAACCCTAATGGTACACCGACAACAGAAGACCAAGTTAAAGATAATGTAACAGTACCGAATTATCCGACAGACGGTCCGCAACCGCAAGTGACAGTAGATGATCCTTCATCATTACCAGATGGCACAACACCAGGAACAGTAAAAGTACCAGTGACAGTCACATATCCGGATGGTACAACAGACCACGTAGATGTAGATGTCACAACAGGAGCAACAGACGCAGCACAATATAACCCAACAGCAGATCCTGTCAATAATAACTTTGGCACACCAACAACAGCAGAAGATGTTACCAAGAATGTTAAAGTTCCAGATTATCCGACAGATGCAGCACAACAACCAACAATTACTGTAGAAGATCCATCAACATTGCCAGATGGTACAACACCAGGTACAACGGATGTTTCAGTGATTGTCACATATCCAGACGGCACAATTGATCATATTACAGTGCCTGTTACAACAGGTAATCCGCAAGCAGACACATACACGCCTGAAACAAAAGATATTACAAATCCAAGCGGTACGCCTACAACAGAAAATCAAATTAAAGATAATGTAACAGTACCGAATTATCCAGCAGACGGGCCACAACCGACAATCACAATAGATGAAGGTACAGTATTGCCAGACGGTAATACACCAGGCACAGTAGAAGTACCTGTCACAATCACATATCCAGATGGTTCAAAAGACCAAGCAACAGTCAACGTAACGACTACACCAGTTACAGCACTGCAATATGAACCAACAGCAGAACCAATCACAAAACCGCACGGCACACCAACAACAGCAGAAGACGTTATCAGCAATGTATCTGTACCAGACTATCCGACAGACGGCCCGCAGCCGACAATTACAATAGATGAAGGTACAACATTACCAGACGGCAATACAACAGGAACTGAAAATATTCCAGTGACTGTAACGTATCCGGACGGTTCTATTGATAAAGTTGTTGTGCCCGTAACAACGCAACCTTCAACAGCAGAAGAATACGATCCGACAACAGGCACAATTACTCACAATTTCGGTACGCCGACAACAGAAAATGAAGTTGTAAACAGTGTGACAGTACCAGGCTACCCAACAGATGGCGAACAACCAGTCGTTACAGTAGATGATCCATCTAATTTACCGGATGGCCAAACAACTGGTTCAGTGAAAGTACCAGTCACAGTCACATATCCGGACGGTTCCAAAGATCAAATAGAAGTCACTGTTAATACAGGTGATTCACAAGCGGTTCGATATGATCCAGAATCAAAACCAATGAACAATCCTTATGGAGACCCTGTTACAGAAAATCAAGTAACAGATAATGTAACCGTACCAAATTATCCATCGACAGCAGATCAACAACCTACAGTGACAGTGGATGACCCATCAAGCTTGCCGGACGGTAATACACCAGGTACAACAAATGTACCAGTAACGGTGACATATCCAGATGGTACAACTGATCACACAACTGTCGAAGTAACAATTGGAGAAAAGAATTCTGACACTTATGACCCAACAGCAAATCCAATCAATAATAAATATGGTACGCCAACAACTGCAGACCAAGTAATTGGTAATGTAAGTGTTCCTGATTATCCGACAGAAGGGCCACAACCAGTCATTACAGTAGACGACCCAACAAACTTGCCGAACGGACAAACAACAGGCACAGCAGAAGTACCAGTTACAGTGACATATCCAGATGGTACAACTGATCATATTAATGTTCAGGTCAATACGGGTGATTCAGATGCTGCAAATTATAATCCGGTAACACAACCAGTAGATAACCCTTACGGCACTCCAACAATACCGGATCAAGTAATTAAAAATGTAACAGTACCGAATTATCCAGCAGATGCTGAACCACCAGTGGTTTCAGTAGATAATCCAGAAAATCTGCCTAATGGCACAACTACAGGAACAGTAGAAGTTCCGGTAACTGTAACGTATCCAGATGGCACAACAGATCATACAACTGTAACCGTGAATACAGGTGATTCATTAGCAACAACAAATGAACCGACAGCTTTACCTGTGACACATCAATTCGGAGATCCTACTTCAACAGACGAAGTAATCAACAATGTGTCTGTTCCTAATTATCCTGAGGGACAAACACCTCCGACAATTACAATTGATGAAGGTACAGTACTTCCAAACGGAACAGTACCTGGTACAACTGAAGTGCCAGTTACAGTGACATACCCGGATGGATCAACAGACCATATAACAGTACCGGTTACAACTCAACCGGCAGCGCCTGTTGTTAATCCAGTCGAAGCAGGTTCAACAGAAGTAACGGGAACTGGTTATCCAGAAGGTACAGTGACTGTCACATTACCAGATGGTACAACTGAGACAGCAACTGTTGATCCTTCAGGTAATTGGAAAGTAGAAACAGATAATCCATTGAAAGATAGTGATGTTGTGAATGCTACACAAACAGTAGGCACAACTAATGATGGTCAACCAAACACGTCACCTGTCGGTACAACAACAGTAGAAGATACAAAAGCACCGTCAGCACCGCCAATCAATCCAATTGAATCAGGTTCAACGGAAGTGACAGGTACAGGAGAACCAGGCAGTACGGTGACTGTGACGTTCCCAGACGGCACAACAGGAACAGGCACAGTGGATAATGACGGAAATTGGACAGTAGATGTACCAGAAGGCACAACGTTGAACAATGGAGATAAAGTCACTGCGAACGAAACAGATAAAGCAGGCAACACATCTACAGATACGACAGCGAAAGTAACTGATACAACAGCACCAGATGCACCGCCAATCAATCCGGTCGAAGCAGGTTCAACAGAAGTAACCGGTACAGGCACACCGGGAGATACGGTGACAGTGACATTCCCGGATGGCACAACAGATACAGTAAAAGTAGACGAGGACGGAAACTGGACAGTGCCGGTACCAGAAGGCACAACGCTGAATAACGGAGACAAAGTGAAAGCGAATGAGACAGATGAAGCGGGCAATACGTCTCCTACAAATGCGTCGACAGTCACAGACACGCAAGCACCGGACGCACCTGTGATTAATCCAGTCGAAGCAGGTTCAACAGAAGTGACAGGTACAGGAGAACCAGACAGTACGGTAACCGTGACATTCCCAGACGGCACAACAGGAACAGGTACAGTGGACAATGACGGAAACTGGTCAGTGCCGGTACCAGAAGGTACAACGTTGAATAATGGAGATGAAGTTACTGCGAATGAAACAGATGAAGCAGGCAACACATCTACAGATACAACAGCGACAGTGACAGACACACAAGCACCAGATACACCTGTGATTAATCCAGTCGAAGCAGGTTCAACAGAAGTGACAGGTACAGGAGAACCAGACAGTACGGTAACCGTGACATTCCCAGACGGCACAACAGGAACAGGTACAGTGGACAATGATGGTAATTGGACAGTACCGGTACCAGAAGGAAAAACATTGAACAATGGAGATGAAGTTACTGCGAACGAAACAGATAAAGCAGGCAACACATCTACAGATACAACAGCAACAGTGACAGACACACAAGCACCAGATGCACCTGTAATTAACCCGGTCAACACTGGAGATAACACAGTTACAGGCACAGGAGAACCGGGCGGCACAGTAACCGTGACATTCCCAGATGGTTCAACTGCAACAAGCACAGTTGGTGACGATGGTACTTGGACAGCAGACATACCAGAAGGCACAACATTGAAAGAAGGAGATGTTGTGACAGCAACGGAAACAGATGGTGCTGGCAATACGTCGCAAGAAACGTCAACAACAGTGACAGGTAACACGCAACCAGACAATCCTGACAACACAGAATCACCAGGTGAAACAGATAATCCTGGACAACCGGATAATTCAAATCAACCAGATACACAAGCACCAGACGCACCGATTATTAATCCTGCAAATCCAGGAGATAAGACGGTGATAGGAACAGGAGAATCGGGCAGCACAGTGACAGTGACATTCCCTGACGGCACAACAGGAACAGGCACAGTTGATAATGATGGTAATTGGTCAGTAGATGTACCAGAAAACACAACATTGAAAGACGGAGATGTTGTGACTGCAACGGAAACAGATGGTGCTGGCAATACGTCGCAAGAAACGTCAACAACAGTGACAGGTAACACGCAACCAGACAATCCTGACAATACAGAATCACCAGGTGAACCAGATAATCCTGGACAACCGGATAATCCAAATCAACCAGATACACAAGCACCAGACGCACCAATTATTAATCCGGCAAATCCAGGAGATAACGCAGTAACAGGCACAGGAGAACCGGGCGACACAGTGACAGTGACATTCCCAGACGGTTCAACTGCAACAAGCACAGTTGGTGACGATGGTACTTGGACAGCAGACGTACCAGAAAACACAACATTGAAAGACGGAGACGTCGTGACAGCAACGGAAACAGATGGCGCTGGCAATACTTCTAAAGTGACATCTGTAACTGTCTCAAATGAAGGACAACCAGCAGAATCAAGTGATTATACACCATCAGAATCTGACCAAACACCTAATCAACCTGTAGCAACTCCAGATGCACCTGTTGTCAATCCAGTTCCAGAACACGCTGCAACAGTAACAGGCACAGCTACACCAGGTAATAAAGTGGAAGTAACGTTACCAAACGGCACAGTACAAACAACAGAAGTAAATCAAAATGGTCAATGGACTATCAGTGTTCCTACTGCTTCTGAAACATTAGAAGATGGTGCAGTTGTAACTGCAGCTGAAATCAGTTCAGTTGGTAACACATCACAAGTTGTAAGAACTGAAGTTAATCATGGTTCAAGTACTGAAGCATCTCAAAAAGGAAATGGAGAAAAAGCACTTCCTGAAACTGGTGAAACAGACAATGTACCAACAGCATCACTATTCGGTACACTATTTGCAGTACTTGGTTCTATCTTCTTATTCTGGAGACGCCGCAAAGAAGAAGATGAAGAACAATAA
- a CDS encoding methylated-DNA--[protein]-cysteine S-methyltransferase codes for MMYITDYRSPVGVLTLASDGENLTGIYYEGQLDKEKPNIKKVNQSEQKLFKTVSLWLDEYFQGKNPAINFPYKAEGTEFREQVWNELTKIPYGETVTYGDIAKKIAAIRGKEKMSAQAVGGAVGSNPISIIIPCHRVVGQDNHLTGYGGGIDIKKQLLQCEHHNLDDFKE; via the coding sequence GTGATGTATATTACAGATTACCGATCACCTGTAGGTGTTTTAACACTCGCATCAGATGGTGAAAATCTGACAGGTATTTATTATGAAGGTCAATTAGACAAAGAGAAGCCAAATATAAAAAAGGTCAATCAATCAGAACAAAAGTTATTTAAAACAGTTAGCTTATGGTTAGATGAATATTTTCAAGGTAAAAATCCTGCCATTAACTTCCCGTACAAAGCAGAAGGGACAGAATTCAGAGAACAAGTTTGGAATGAACTGACTAAAATACCTTATGGTGAAACAGTGACTTATGGGGACATAGCGAAAAAAATAGCTGCAATACGCGGTAAAGAGAAAATGTCAGCCCAAGCAGTTGGGGGAGCAGTAGGGAGTAATCCGATTTCAATTATTATCCCTTGTCATCGTGTAGTAGGCCAAGATAATCACTTAACAGGGTACGGCGGCGGCATTGATATTAAAAAACAACTCTTACAATGCGAGCATCATAACTTAGATGATTTTAAAGAATAA
- a CDS encoding alpha/beta hydrolase, with translation MSEKFLSIKTKDDYILKTHLIPAAENPKGIIIYYHGGGLISGAPNDLNERIVNILTQSFHLVLAPYRLAPESDFETIISDSFTVFDEIKSLYPDLPLFTFGRSSGAYLAIQIANHRNVNGILDFYGYSQIDIPEFRNAHSIFKTKTTKLTKPMIQLMLQPSPITIGPTQIRYPLYLYTRGHALWYQYIGIEAYTDHQYNLSERELSQLPPIFIAHAEKDIDVPYSEALRLYNSTPHNTLISIPTDEHDFDRIATAEVEEIYQKAVAFIENTLI, from the coding sequence ATGTCTGAAAAATTCTTGTCTATTAAAACCAAAGATGACTACATTTTAAAAACTCACTTAATTCCAGCTGCCGAGAATCCAAAAGGTATTATTATTTATTATCATGGCGGTGGACTGATTTCTGGTGCCCCAAATGATTTAAATGAAAGAATTGTTAACATACTTACACAATCTTTCCACTTGGTACTAGCACCTTATCGTCTTGCTCCAGAATCTGACTTTGAAACTATTATTTCAGATTCATTCACTGTATTTGATGAAATTAAGAGTCTTTATCCAGATTTACCGTTGTTTACTTTCGGTCGTTCCTCAGGCGCCTATTTAGCCATTCAAATTGCTAATCACAGAAATGTTAATGGTATTTTAGATTTTTACGGTTACAGTCAAATTGATATTCCAGAATTTCGAAATGCGCATTCAATTTTTAAAACTAAAACTACTAAGCTGACGAAACCGATGATTCAACTAATGTTGCAGCCTTCTCCTATTACTATCGGTCCGACACAAATTCGTTATCCGCTCTATTTATATACAAGAGGTCATGCGCTTTGGTATCAATACATCGGCATAGAAGCATATACTGATCATCAATACAATTTGTCTGAAAGAGAACTCAGTCAACTTCCACCTATTTTTATTGCTCATGCTGAAAAAGATATTGATGTGCCTTACAGTGAAGCGTTACGATTATATAACTCAACACCACACAATACACTTATCAGCATTCCGACAGATGAACATGATTTTGATAGAATCGCGACTGCAGAAGTTGAAGAGATTTATCAAAAAGCTGTTGCATTTATAGAAAATACACTCATTTAA
- a CDS encoding YIP1 family protein: protein MEHSNLILGSTFSKFREQPKWVLNLIIWIIVVVASVWLSFSFSNVTEQITQQNPNADMDQVKAILGPVQIISGIVGTLFTLLFSWLIVLAIARIFKSDVRKRSIFAGTLFALLISSLIALVVILIQIIVGLDLIQYKITSLNIFDKGNKVLGAFDLQTFISGYLFTLLLNKTCRLSGKVSIIFGVVFVVLSIAFSLIGATMQP from the coding sequence ATGGAACACTCAAATTTAATTTTAGGCTCGACATTTAGTAAATTTAGAGAACAACCCAAATGGGTGCTTAATCTTATTATTTGGATTATCGTTGTTGTAGCATCCGTATGGTTATCATTCAGTTTTTCAAATGTTACTGAACAAATTACACAACAAAATCCTAATGCAGATATGGATCAAGTCAAAGCGATTTTAGGACCTGTCCAAATTATTAGCGGTATTGTAGGTACACTTTTTACGTTACTGTTTTCTTGGCTTATAGTACTAGCGATTGCACGCATTTTTAAATCTGACGTCAGAAAACGCAGTATCTTTGCTGGAACACTATTCGCTTTATTAATCAGTTCATTAATCGCATTAGTTGTTATTCTAATTCAAATTATAGTGGGATTAGATTTAATTCAATATAAAATTACAAGCCTTAATATTTTCGATAAAGGCAATAAAGTACTTGGTGCATTTGATTTACAAACATTCATTTCAGGATATTTATTTACATTATTACTTAATAAAACTTGCCGCCTTTCAGGTAAAGTTTCTATTATTTTCGGTGTTGTATTTGTTGTTTTATCAATCGCCTTTTCGTTAATCGGTGCGACAATGCAACCTTAA
- a CDS encoding efflux RND transporter periplasmic adaptor subunit — protein MKKKLIWIISIIAAVLVLFIIALIVKNATGESDDKNTYEVYKAKHESPLTMQGKASPDSVKSYLNNSSIGDYLYPTVSDGQSVVKGQQLISYDTSGNSRQQLVDKVNQAQEARNQAPNDPKAQSELTKANDALNQFDKQINDSMFASFPGKIDIIQSNEPNDGETIMQLISNEPQIKTTVSEFDINKIEKGKQVDFTINNSGEKGTGQIKKISELPTSYEDSLQGQGNTAGASDMSGAGDESEGGQAGSGQASNPVVNDVGGKGNSNDASKYNVIISNLSKPVRAGFSLDISVKSNNIKLPSSVLSKDNYVFVVNKDNKVEKRKIEIKESDGEKYVKSGLKKGERLVKHPKSSLKDGDKIEVEK, from the coding sequence TTGAAGAAGAAATTGATTTGGATAATTTCAATCATCGCAGCAGTTTTAGTATTATTTATAATTGCGCTTATTGTAAAGAATGCAACAGGAGAATCAGATGACAAAAATACATATGAAGTCTATAAAGCTAAACATGAAAGTCCATTGACGATGCAAGGTAAAGCGTCACCAGATTCAGTAAAATCATATTTGAATAATAGTTCAATCGGAGACTATCTATATCCGACGGTATCAGACGGTCAATCTGTTGTTAAAGGTCAACAACTGATCAGCTATGATACGAGCGGTAATTCCAGACAACAATTGGTGGATAAAGTCAATCAAGCACAAGAAGCTAGAAATCAAGCACCGAATGATCCCAAGGCACAATCAGAATTAACAAAAGCGAATGATGCGCTTAACCAATTTGATAAACAGATAAATGATAGTATGTTTGCTTCATTCCCAGGAAAAATTGATATCATTCAAAGTAATGAACCAAATGATGGAGAAACGATTATGCAATTGATTTCAAATGAACCTCAAATCAAAACAACCGTTTCAGAATTTGATATCAATAAAATTGAAAAAGGAAAGCAAGTTGATTTTACAATTAACAACAGCGGAGAAAAAGGAACAGGTCAAATCAAGAAAATTTCTGAGTTGCCGACAAGTTATGAAGATTCTTTACAAGGGCAAGGCAATACGGCTGGCGCTTCAGACATGTCAGGTGCTGGTGATGAATCTGAAGGTGGGCAAGCAGGAAGCGGACAAGCTTCAAATCCTGTAGTTAATGATGTAGGTGGTAAAGGTAATTCTAACGATGCTTCTAAATATAATGTCATCATCAGCAATTTATCTAAACCCGTCCGAGCTGGCTTTTCATTAGATATATCAGTGAAGTCGAACAACATTAAATTACCATCAAGTGTTTTGAGTAAAGATAACTATGTCTTTGTTGTAAATAAAGATAATAAAGTAGAAAAGCGTAAGATTGAAATTAAGGAAAGCGATGGAGAAAAATATGTGAAATCAGGATTGAAGAAAGGAGAACGACTCGTTAAACACCCTAAATCATCTCTAAAAGATGGAGACAAAATAGAGGTGGAAAAATGA